AAAGACAAGTGCAGGATTTCCCTATTCCCTTGATAACTAGAAGGGTCTTTGGGTGGACCCCTCAAGAGCAACATCAAACAAatgcctcctccccactcccttcccatacACACCTGCCTGCTCCTTCATTAGGCTCAGCTTTGATGGTATAGCAAACACCCTCTCGCAGGGCCTGAGGAAGAGCATGCTTGTGAGCTTCCCCTGATCAATCCATGAGTGATGAGAGACAGGGTGGTCTAGTGGCTAAGACCttggtctgggagccaggagacctggattctgttccaggctctgccactgaaatgctgtgcaaccttgggcaagtcacttcacctctgtgcctcagtttcccctccttgCCTTaggcgctcagatactgtggtgacgAACACAGTCTAAAAACCTACACATACTAAACTAGAATGTACTCATGTTAGTGCACCAGATAAGTGAAACAGACCATTAAGAATAGAGTTAAACTGTCAAATGCACAAGTTAacaagttgggggaggggagaacaagAAAAGTTACTTAGCAGCAGGcaagtttgagagagagaaaaatccgATTTTCAAGGTGCCAGTctcctcttaaaaaaaagaagggcATTTTTGGGACATAAATGTGAACTTGGGAGCAATGAGTGACCCAAAAAAAACATTGCCACAGAAAGTTACAAACTTTTTGGACAAGAAATGGGCAAACCCACTCGGTAAAGGAGGCGAACTCACTCCTTGTCATCTCCTCGGGATGGAAAAATGCCTTTTATTTCAAGCTAACATTACTCAGATAACTCAAAGGAGCAAATCCACAAGTGGGCTGTCCTAAGTTACCCCCGACTTACAAAATCCAGGCATATTCTTTGTTCTGCATCTAATATGGACGGTACTTGCTGCTTGGTATTCGAACATGCATGTTAACACCTAGCTCTTCTTTAGCGCTTTTCAACAGTAGATCTTACAGCACTTTAGAAAGCAGGTTGGGctcattctccccattttacagatgaggaaactgaggcacagagcacagacacaacttgcccaaggtcacccaacaggccagtgTCTTATTTGTCAGGCTTCTTGGTACGTGCCAGTCACACCGTTAAATGAAAAGCTACAGGAGTTAGTGTAGGAGAAATAGCATTAAAGCTGGCAGCTCCGATGAGCTTTTATACAAGTGATGTGACTGACAGCAGatgcgtacacacacacaggccccaCTGATGCATGGCAAGCCCTTACGAAGAGTAAGGTCGTGAAGGGGTCCTGTACCTTTTatgtccttttccatttcttccatACGAGAAGTGTTTAGGAGGCAGGGACTGGGACGTGTCCAAGAGATCCTGCTGACATTCAATCTGTAGTTTCTCGGATGCTTCTGATTCAGTCTTCTCTTCGGTGTCATACCCTTGAAAAAtcctgtgtttctctctctcattatcCTTCTTCACTAGCTGCATCCTCCTTTCCATGCGCTCAATCCGAGCTAGGAGCTGAAAGAGGAACAAAGGCCAACACTTATACTTTCGCTGGCAAGCGTTCATCAGAGAAGAATTACACCGAGTCCAGTTTGactgaaacaaataaaaagacaCCCTGACTTATTTTATTCACACCACACCTGTTCTGGTATTTGTGCCTTGCTGTCCACCACCTCTTAGCTACAATTACAGTCTTTCTCCAAACTGTACAGATAACAAGACATCACAGAGAGGAAGAAGTTCCAAAGAGACTTCATTACAGTATTGTCATTCGGCTCAGGCTGTACCCCCATGGTTCTCTCAACGCAGGTGTCAAGGAAAATGACCAGTATGAACTTCACCTCTAGAAGCTGGGAAGATGGCTGTGGAGTGATCAGATGAATTAGAAACGCTCAAGACACATTTCTGATCCCAATTATAAAGTTGGAAATCCTGAGGCCACACCTCTCACtttagagtgaaaattacagcttCAGGTTGATTTAATATTTCAGACTCACTAAGGCACAGCACAATTTGGCTTAAATCATTCAACTCCCCTCCCAAAGCTACAGAGGGGAGATATCAGGGACAGCTACATGGGGAGAAGGACAGAAGAAACAGGGTTGTAATAAGAGACCTTTACAAATGAGAAAGTGTTTagggtcaaattttcagaagcacctaagtaACTCTAGAGCCTCAATTctattgattttcaatgggacttgggcacttttaaaatttttacctGTTCTATTTACCCACAAGAAGCCTGGACATCACAGCTCCAAAACCACCACATTTTTGCATTCAAAACTCCATAAAATATTCACTTGTAATTTGACTTATTGCTTCCCCTCGTTCCCCAACCAACTCCATCCGATGATCCAAGGAGGGAACAAATGGCTACAAATCGTTTCAACTGACAGATACGGTGCAGTTTTGGGTGCTCTCAAAGTTTGCGCATCACCTCCACATTCAACTAGGCCATGTAATTTGTAATTGGGTCTGAAGAATATCAatgtaaaatagatttaaaaaaaagaaaagaaagaagcttACCAAAGCTTCTGATTAAAATGCAGTAGGGATTTATAATTCAGACAGCTCTATAATTGTGTAGGAAATGCACTCCAGAGAACCACCTCTTCATCCAGGTGCTTTTAAAAAGCACCTGTTAAGTGAGATAGACACAAACTACAGTGACTTTCAGTGGGTCCTGCAGTCCCAAATCAGGCtggatgtgtgtgcatgtgagagaaagagaggacgACACCTTTAACCTTCACACAGTCCCACAGAATTGAATCATATGGACACAATGCACcaagaaaatgaattttaagCTTTCCCTCCCTTCAAGTTTTTATCAGCTTCATtacaagagagaaaacaaatgcaGTGGCGTCCTTAATTGAATCCCTGCTTTGCCTAGGTACTGCAATTATGGGACAGCCTCTAGAACTGATTATGCATCTGCAGACAGCAGAAGAGACTCGAGGGCCAGAGAGAACTAACTCAAATGTGCTTGTCTCTGTTTGACTCACAGGCTTATCACACATGGCTTGTGTGCTctatttccttgatttttttttaaaccctcacAGGAGAATCCCACGTGTCAAAACTCCCATCACACCCTTTGACTGCAGTACAGCAGCTGCTACCTCCATGTTGGTTCACTTTACTCAGAGCAACACCAGGGTATGTTTTGACAGTGCCTGGCACCTCAGACCCTATCCCACCTTGCAGTCAGCACATGCCAGTAAAATACAGCCTGCTGGCTCGTGCCATTCCTTTGGAAAGCAAGGAAAATAATCCCCCACTCATTGGATGTGCAAAGATCCAATGAAGatttttgcaaaaaacaaaaccagaacaccGTTCCTGCAGGGAGACAATTATAGGAACTGGGAAGAAATTTATTTTTAGGTTGCTGCAGACATGCAGACTATGGACAGGATAGTGAGGCCAATAGACTCTGTGACATTTTGAGGGAATGGAGAACTATTTATGGGTTTGCCCTGTGAAATCTGCACCAAATTGGATAGTTTTAAATAACTCCTGTTTGCAGGGAAAAAGCTAACAAATATTCATTTGGTTCTGATCCAGTGGGGCTTTTCAAATCTATTCCCCTGTGCCCCATGAATATCTCCAGGCTatcttgggggggcggggggtgttccACTGCTTCACAATTAACCTTCCCCCTCAGACGTGCATCTGACTAAAGAGCAAACCCTGCATTAGTACAGCTCTGCAAGGGGGCCAGGCTTCCATGCTCCTATCAGCACAGCGGGTCAGCAGCATCCTAGCCTGGACACTGGCCAGGTTGTTGTTTCTGTACATTGCCTCAGTACGTGTGAAACAtttaaaggaggaggaggaggaaccgAGGCTGGTCTCGTTATAGCACAAGGGGGGGGAGTGGGAGGCTCCCTGGAGAGGAGCAAAGAGGAGGGAAAGAATTtgctctgggaagggggggggggagcgtgTTATCCATTTGTAGTAATTAAAACGGCAGCAATTAAAGGGCCCTCTGTGCTCTCCCGCCCTGCCACCCAGATGGCTCgctgcagccctgttttacttcTGCTACCTCCATTCTCCTCCGTGCCAAGCCTATGTGGGCGCCCCATGCCGGGCCCCTTTAATTTAACCCTTCACAAACGATATCGCTCCAGCCTTAATCCGATCACAATCCCCGATGGGCTCCTTTAAATTAACCCTTTCCTCGCCCTGGCCGTGTCTCATCTCAGTCCTATAGCAACCCCGGCCCTTTAACCCTTAACATACCACGGCCCTTCCCACAGTCCCGGAGGCACGTTAACCCTTTGGTtgccatgcccctccccccactcatcGACAGTTACTAGCCCCCCTGCCCGTTAACCCTTTGGTTACGACGCCCCTCTTGGCCATTAACCCTTCGGGTGCCGGGTGCCCGCACCCCCCCCGCCCGTTAACCCCTTGACTCCTGCGCGCCGCTTTGCCTATTAACCCCTTCGTCACAGGGCTCCTCTTGCCCATTAACCCCTCGGGTGCCGTGTCCCTCCCCCATTAACCCCTTGTCTCCCGGCCCGCTCCCCTTCCCCATTAACCCCTCACGTACCGTGTCCCTCTCGGCCTTGAGCTCCTCGATCTCCTTCTCCTtggcctgcagctgctgctgctgctgctcgatCAGGtccagctggagcaggaggaTCTGCTTGAGGCAGGCCGCCTGGTTCGAGGAGCCCCCGCCGGCCCCCATGGGGCTCTTCCGCACGCCGCTCTTCCACTTGCTCTCCGAGGCCGCGGCGGGAGGCGGCTGGCCCGGCTCCGCGGTGGCCGAGGCCGGCGGGCCGGCCGGGGGGCGGCGCGCCCGGCCGCGACCGGGCAGCCCTTGCTCCTTCGCCGCCCCTGGGAGGCCGGTGTTGTCCGGCAGCACCGCCGTACTTGGCGCCTGCTGGCATCCCCCACGCCGGCCTGCTTGGTGCTTGGCCGGGCGGCGGGCAGGGGCACCAGGCCGCCCAGCTCTCCTCCTGCTGCCCGGGCCCCGCCCCGGCCGCCGCCGGCCCCGCCGCCCACCGCCGCCGCCCCGCCCCGCCGCGCCCTTGTGTCCCCCCAGCGGGGGCGGCTCCTTGGGGCTTGCGGGGCGCGGCTGGCGGGGGAGCGGGGCGGCCTCCCCGTCCGGCTCCGGGGCCTCGGGCCCGGCTCCAGCGGCAGCCCCGGCCCTCTCGTAGTCCAGCCTGTTCCGCGTTCAGCGCCGTGGCCGCGGCCGCCTTGAAGACGGTGGATCTCATGGTCATGGTGCGGCCTCGGCGCCTCTCCCGGCCCAGGCCTGCCCGTGCGGGACGAGGCCCCGGTCGCTACCAAGCCCGGCGCCCCCTGGGCAGGCGGCGGACCAGGCCGCGCGGGCCGGGCGGACGGCGCTGTCCATGCGGCGGGGGAGCCGGGCTTAGCGGGCGGCCTCCCGCGGGCTCCATCCCCGCCCCAGGGGCGCAGGCCCGGCCGGGGGCTCCCCGGGGGGGGGCGGACCAAGGCAGCCTCCGCGGCCCGGGCTGGAGCCCCCCTGCTGCGGGGGCGGATACTGCGGGCCGGCGGGGTGGGTCCCGGTCCCGCCCCAGGGCCCCTGCTGGGAGGGGCCGGATCCCGGTCCCCCGCCCCGGTGCCCCCCGCTGGGGCCGGATTCCGGGTCCCCCCCCCCGGTGCCCCCGCTGGAGGGGCGGAGTCGCCGGGGTCCCCCCCCGGTGCCCCGCGGGCCGGATCCCGGGTCCCCCCCCCGCTGGATGGGCCGGATCCGGGGTCCCCCCCCCGCTGGGAGGGGGCCGGATCCGGGGTCCCACCCCGGTGGGTCCCCCGCTGGGAGGGGCCGGATCCGGGTCCCCCCGGTTGCCCCCGCCTGGCGAGGGGCCCGGAATCCCGGGGTCCCCCGCTGGGAGGGGCCCGGATCCCGGTCCCCCCCGGCTGCCCCCCGCTGGGAGGGGCCGGATCCCGGGTCCCCCCGGTGCCCCCGCTGGGAGGGGCCGGTCCCGGGTGCCCTCTTGAGGTGGGTAGTGCGGTCTCCCGGGTCCCTTTCTAGGACGGAGCTAGACCCCCCCGGGCTGGCTCCCCCTGGCGGCGGGCGGGCCCCTCTCTCGGCCGGGCCGGCGGCTCCGTCTCTCAGCGGCCGGCCGAGCGCCTCCATTTTCCCTCCGGCTCTCGGCCGGGTGCGCGCCGGGCGGCCGCAAGTACTCGCTCCTCCGCCGGCCCCCCCGCTCCGGCCCCGCCTTGGCCGCCTCCCGCCCCCGGCGGCTCGGTGCCGCCGCCGCTCGGCCCCGCTGCTCTTCGGGTGCTTTTAAACCCCGCCTCCCGCCGCGGCCTCGGAGAGCAAGTGGAAGAGCGGCGTGCGGAAGAGCCCCATGGGGGCCGGCGGGGGCTCCTCGAACCAGGCGGCCTGCCTCAAGCAGAtcctcctgctccagctggaCCTGatcgagcagcagcagcagcagctgcaggccaAGGAGAAGGAGATCGAGGAGCTCAAGGCCGAGAGGGACACGGTACGTGAGGGGGTACATGGGGCAGGAGGTAcatgggagggggcggggagtacaaggggaggaggcagagaggggtgGGGTACATGGGAGCAGATGGGAGGGGTACATGGAGGGAGCAGGAGgtacatggggggagggggcagggagtacatgggaggagaggggtacatgggaggggagggggcatggggtaCAGGGAGAGAGGTACATGACAGAGTGGGGAAGGGGTAGAAGGTGCAGGGTGAGGGGAAAGTGAGGGGTGGGGGTAAAGAGAGGAGGAAAGACAAGTGGGGAGACACGAGGGGGGCAAGTAAAGGGAGCCGAGGGGCATGGGGGGTaagtgggagagggcaggggctAAAGGAGCCAAGGGGTCGGCTGAGGGAGGAAAGGGCAGGGCAGTGCCCTACTTGGGGTGCGCTTGTCCTGGGCAAGGCTAAGGCCGCGGTCTTTGGGGCGGGTAGGGAGGCTGGGCAGTGAGGTCTGATTTCCTGGATGCTCTGGGCATAGCCCCTggttggagggggcagagcttTGTGCCATGCAGGCGGAGCTCATGTTCTGCATTTCGTTCTGGTCCTGCGATCAGCCGTCCCCCCATTTTTGCTGTGCTGTAGTAGAAGGGAGGATTGCTGGTCAGGAGGAAGACACAATGGCTTCTTTATCAGAGTTTAGTCTAAGTTCATGTTGGTCCCATGTAGGAATAAATAACATGCAATGAAACATTAGCCGGTACAATGTTCTCTGCCAAGTGATACAGGAATAAGAAGcctccaaaatatttttgttggtggATAATAATCATAATTGTTTATAAGGTGCTTTCCCACTGCACAACACGTAGCGTACCATAGCCGTCGCCAACCATTCCATTACCAGAAAATGCACAATATGAAAACACGAGCCACTCAAAGGCCGAAGCAAAGGGTTGTGTGTCTGGAATGTGTTCAGCGGGACAACAAGCTGGGGGCCTCAGGGCTGAGCAATCCCACATCCCGGGAGTGGCCTCCATTCCCTCCAATGGTCCCGTTGACTTTAACGGGGCCTTTGTGTCAGCAGAATGGCCCTGATCAGGGTCACTAAGTGGAGAAAAATTCCTGGTTTCATTTTATACTGTCATCAGGTGGCAGCTCAACCCGCCTGCCACACAGCATGGGGGAGCCTTGGCACCCCCCGGGAGGGGTTGTGTGGATTTGTCCCCTGCATTCCTCTCTCTGTTCTTGTTTGGTTGATTTTTCCGCCCTGGTTCATCTCAGTTTCTTTACCTTACTGCTTTTTCCCTACACACCTGCTACCTGGCTGCCCATGAGCTCCTGCCCCCGCCCTCCGCTTTCGCTGCATTCTCAGCtttccccccctttccctcccactggTCATTTTCCACTTCAAACCAccagccccagctctctccccccAACCACCCAGCTCCAACCACCTTCTCCCAGTTCAAACGGCCACTCCCAACCTCAATGGAGCCATCTGAGCTTCTGGACCAGGGACCTTACCCAGCATGGCAGACTGGTTGGATCAGCCCCCGGTGTCTGCCTGCCTGCAAGCTTGGGCGTTACAAGGTATCTGCTGCGCCACTGTCTGCTCGAATCCTGAAAGTACCCGGCTGCGGGAAAGCCTAGTCAATTGCACCATCCTGTTggccccggggggggagggggaaggggtgtgcATGTCTGTGTTGTTGATGCCTCATTTCCTGCAGTGGTTTCCCTCctgctgcaaaaaaaacaaaaccccaaacacatTTTAACCCAAGAAGGCAAAGGCTGACAAGAGGAGTGCAAAGCGGCCCAGAGCGCTTCGGCCCAGAGCAGCACCAGACCGCCGGAGGAAAGGAGCTGAAGTCGATGGGAGTTCGTCAGTGTCGATTTCCCACTGttgggcctgcagcctgggcagcagaACAACCTCCGAAGGGCAGATTCCCATGGGCTGTTTCTGTGCTGGCCTGGGAcccaggggaagaggggaaagtgTCTCTTTCACTATTAAACATCTATGATCAGAGCACAAAAAATACCAGATTTACAGCAAATGTATCAAAAAAAAGCCACAGCTTCTCAGAATCAATTGCTCCAGCTAGCGAGAGATTCAGCCTGAGCACAGAGCCAGGAGCCAGTACCCAGCTCTTCGTCTGATTCGCTGTGAAGTCACtgccttgctctgtgcctcagtttccccacatatATACAATTCAATTAAATACTCATCTAACCCACCGTGGCGAGAAGCAGAGAGCAACTGTGCAGCTAAAGGCACCATCTAAGTACTAAGGATGGACTGGCCAAGCTGCAGCAGGgcctgtccctgccctggagacacACAGAGAGTTAATCTCCGGGGCGCCAATCCAGCCCCTTCCAGCCGCACTCACCTCCTGGCCTGACTACAACCAAGCAGTTGCCTCTGCTTTACAGcgaaagggccagatcctgctctatTATGGCCATGTAGCCCTGTCcaaacacaaagtaaaaactctccagatttacaccggtgtaactgagatcaaaagCAGCCCTGACCCCACAGGCCCCTCCCAGCAGCGTCCGCTCCGCGGCATCTTGTgactttgttttgtctttttcctgGCCCTCGGGAGGGCTCCCCAAGCTGGCAGCGCCCTGCGGGGCCACGGGGGCGGCAGCCCGCTCCAGCCCCCTCCTTCAAGGGTTACCCAAGAAACtcagggaggagaaagaaaagaaaaaaaaaaacattcaaaccaATAGGCGTCAAAAGAGCCTAGCTGGATTTTCTCCCAAGCGTCTCAGACAAACAGAGCTTCTTAATTAGCCATGGATGGATTATGTAACAAGCGAAGACAGAGCCTGCCCTGGGGGGGAGAGATCTGCAGAGGCCATTGATCTCCTGCTCTGCACCTCCCCCCGCACTGGCCCTGCCACCCTGGCCTGGACCTCCAGCCAGGCACCAAACTGAACAATCTGTGCCAAATGGCATCTTCGCTGACCCACAGGACAGACCTTCCGCGCACAGCTCGGCTGGGCCCCCGCACGCGATGCTCATTCACAGCAGGGGAATCTAGAGCCATGGccctttccccagccagctggATGTTCCCCAGTGTAAggggaaagcagaatttggcctgatcATGCTCCTGATGATTCCTGTACATGAAGAGCGCCAGCCTCTTTgcatcctctccccccagcagaaCACAGGCTGAGTCTTAGTCCAACTGTCATTTATTCATTGTGTTACCGTAGTGCCCAGCAGCCCCcttcatggatcaggaccccactgtgcaaaCCCCAAATAGTCCCTCCTTCAAAAAGCAGGACTCACGCTCCAGGCGCAGGGGTCGTGCTCCCGTGAGCCCCACGGCTACTTGACTCCCTGCAGCCGAAGGCCTAGTGGGCTTAAAAGCAAGACAGGAATAACTCAGGCATTGCTCCCCCAGCCCTTGCCCCCAACCTTGACCAGGAGAGACCTGCGCCCCCAGGGGTTGGAGAAAAGTTCAGCCTCAACTCTGGGCCTCTCTGCTGAATGAATAGGACCAGCGAGGCCTACCCCACTGGGAACCCCGCTGAGCAGGGCCaactttaggcctattccaccaattcccccgaatcgggccccgcacccagtgagaatcccttccctggctagaggcgcctttttaattttcactcacctggtggcactccgggttttcagcagcacttcagcggcgggtccttcacttgctctgggtctttggtggcatttcggtggcgggtccttcagtgccgccgaagacgtggagcgagtgaaggacctgccgctgaagagtCGGAGCACCGCCCGGTAAGTACAaaccccatgtgtttttttacgtatctttttttccatttttttttaaagtcatccctgcacGGCCATgccaaaactgtttgaattgggccccgcacttcctaaagccggccctgctgctgaAACCCGCCAAGCTCATTTCATGCAGCCCAGCCGGAAAAGGAGCCACCACCAGTTCTTTCTCCCCAGAGCCTCCCAATCTCCATAGGCATTAACCCCAGTAATAACGGGGGAAATCCCCTGCTTGTATGAGCCACTGAAGGGAACAGCTACACCAGCAGAAAATTTGGCCCAATCATAACAGTAACAAAGCCCTTTGCAGACACCCATTCGTTGCTGGCTTCATGTATACAGGCAGCACCAGAGAGACCACGGCTGAATATGGCATCCACTTCCGGTGTCCGCACTTCCACGTGGAGGTGGACAAATTCCAAACGTCTCAGGGAAGAGCTACGAGAATGATTCAGGTCGAGGGGACCAGCCTGATCAGGAGAGACTCCATTTTCTCAGGCTATTCAGTTCAGGCAAGAGACGGTTCAGAGGTGACCTGAGCGCTGCACACTCCAAAAGAAGCGACCCGGGGAAGGGAGTTCGTAGAGGGCAGGCAAAGGCCGCCAGACTTCCTGTGCCTGGGAACTAACGCAAGATCAGAAAGGCACCCAATTTTAATAGTGAGGGGACTGAATCAGCCAGGGACATGGTGGGATTTCCACCTCCTGGAGTCATTGACTTGAGACTGGAGTCACGGGCCAGCCCAAACAGGATCCGGGCTTGCTGCAGCAAGCCTGGGGGAGAGTTGCTGGCATGGGCTATGCAAGAGGTCGGACGAGATGATCAGAATGGGCCTGTCTGGCCTTACAAAGTTTTTAATCTGTTAATCAGTTCCCACCGGCATCTCTTACTGCAGGTAAACCCCTTCCATAAGTGCCTGAGAGCCAGAGGGTTTCCACAGAATAAACCACTGGAAGTGCTAGGCAGGCAAATCTGGGACAA
This is a stretch of genomic DNA from Chelonoidis abingdonii isolate Lonesome George chromosome 21, CheloAbing_2.0, whole genome shotgun sequence. It encodes these proteins:
- the MSL1 gene encoding LOW QUALITY PROTEIN: male-specific lethal 1 homolog (The sequence of the model RefSeq protein was modified relative to this genomic sequence to represent the inferred CDS: inserted 3 bases in 3 codons; deleted 1 base in 1 codon); this encodes MTMRSTVFKAAAATALNAERLDYERAGAAAGAGPEAPEPDGEAAPLPRQPRPASPKEPPPLGGHKGAAGRGGGGGXAGPAAAGAGPGQQEESWXGLVPLPAARPSTKQAGVGDASRRQXTAVLPDNTGLPGAAKEQGLPGRGRARRPPAGPPASATAEPGQPPPAAASESKWKSGVRKSPMGAGGGSSNQAACLKQILLLQLDLIEQQQQQLQAKEKEIEELKAERDTLLARIERMERRMQLVKKDNEREKHRIFQGYDTEEKTESEASEKLQIECQQDLLDTSQSLPPKHFSYGRNGKGHKRKSAFGSAERKTPVKKLVAEFSKVKSKTLKHSPVKEESSSSLSETVCKRELRSQETPEKARSLVDTPLKPSTPLKSPNAHSRDKSFPSETEDLPYLSTTEMYLCRWHQPPPSPLPLREPSPKKEETVAIPSWRDHAVEPLRDSNPSDLLENLDDSVFAKRHAKLELDEKRRKRWDIQRIREQRILQRLQLRMYKKKGIQESEPEVTSFFPEPDDVESLLITPYLPVVAFGRPLPKLTPQNFELPWLDERSRCRLEVQKKQTPHRTCRK